One uncultured Alphaproteobacteria bacterium genomic region harbors:
- the rplL gene encoding 50S ribosomal protein L7/L12 (Evidence 2a : Function of homologous gene experimentally demonstrated in an other organism; Product type s : structure): protein MADLNKLVDELSALTVMEAAELAKLLEEKWGVSAAAPVAVAAAAGPAAAAAPAEEQTEFDVILAAAGEKKINVIKEVRAITGLGLKEAKDLVEGAPKTVKEGCSKDEAAALKKQLEEAGATVELK from the coding sequence ATGGCCGATCTGAACAAGCTCGTCGACGAGCTCTCCGCCCTCACCGTCATGGAAGCCGCCGAGCTCGCGAAGCTGCTCGAAGAGAAGTGGGGCGTCTCCGCCGCCGCTCCGGTGGCCGTCGCCGCCGCCGCGGGCCCGGCTGCCGCCGCCGCCCCGGCCGAGGAGCAGACCGAGTTCGACGTGATCCTCGCCGCCGCCGGCGAGAAGAAGATCAACGTGATCAAGGAAGTGCGCGCGATCACCGGCCTTGGCCTGAAGGAAGCCAAGGACCTGGTCGAGGGCGCTCCGAAGACCGTGAAGGAAGGCTGCTCGAAGGACGAAGCCGCCGCCCTGAAGAAGCAGCTCGAGGAAGCCGGCGCGACCGTCGAGCTGAAGTAA
- the rpoB gene encoding RNA polymerase, beta subunit (Evidence 2a : Function of homologous gene experimentally demonstrated in an other organism; PubMedId : 2068078, 377281, 6266829, 7011900, 9893021; Product type e : enzyme), giving the protein MSGSLTGCKRVRRSFGRIPSVATMPNLIEVQKNSYDQFLQIGTPLAQRQDSGLQEVFKSVFPIKDFTGRGELEFVGYELETPKYDVDECQQRGMTFAAPLKVTLRLVVWDIDEDTGARSIRDIKEQDVYMGDMPLMTSKGTFIINGTERVIVSQMHRSPGVFFDHDKGKTHSSGKFLFAARVIPYRGSWLDFEFDAKDLVYVRIDRRRKLPVTTLLYALDSAATADRRRALAEDGRKLDPAEAEGMSAEEILGTFYQRVIYTRDAEGWCAALDVQALRGVKLDYDLVDADSGEVLVEAGKKITPRVLRHVTESNASRVRIPSSELIGRYAAEDIVNEDTGEVLAEAGNELTQAVLDALDAAKLIEVPVLRIDSATGPYLRNTLAADKNSCREEALVDIYRVMRPGEPPTLETAETLFEGLFFDSERYDLSAVGRVKMNARLDLSTDVAPESLRVLRKEDILAILRVLLDLKDGKGEIDDIDHLGNRRVRSVGELMENQYRIGLLRMERAIRERMSSVDIDTVMPHDLINAKPAAAAVREFFGSSQLSQFMDQTNPLAEITHKRRLSALGPGGLTRERAGFEVRDVHPTHYGRICPIETPEGPNIGLINSLATFARVNQYGFIETPYRRVIDCRVTDEVVYMSAMEEGRYHIAQASAPVDESGKFVDELLPARKAGEVLMVPASEIQLMDVSPKQLVSVAAALIPFLENDDANRALMGSNMQRQAVPLLKAEAPFVGTGMEAAVAQDSRAAIVARRSGRVQQMDATRIVIHAVSEETGAADTGVDIYTLAKFQRSNQSTCITQRPLVQVGDFVKKGDIIADGPSTEMGELALGRNVLVAFMPWNGYNYEDSILISERIVRDDVFTSIHIEEFEVMARDTKLGQEEITRDIPNVGEDALKNLDEAGIVYIGADVKAGDILVGKVTPKGESPMTPEEKLLRAIFGEKATDVRDTSLRVPPGVTGTIVEVRVFSRRGVDKDERAMAIERQEIERLAKDRDDEKAILETSFNQRLRDLLMGHEVVAGPKGMKAGEIVSDALLADWTPGQWRQIAVTSDEVMGRVEVLKRHFEDTVQKLQERFENKVDKLQRGDELPPGVLKMVKVFVAVKRKLQPGDKMAGRHGNKGVISRILPVEDMPYLADGTPMDIVLNPLGVPSRMNVGQILETHLGWAAANLGRQIGRLIDQVQAGKAEPAALREKLETVYGATHTKEDLAPLDDASLIDMASYLRNGVPMATPVFDGAKETDIVEMLTQAGLDSSAQSQLYDGRTGEPFDRKVTVGYIYMLKLHHLVDDKIHARSIGPYSLVTQQPLGGKAQFGGQRFGEMEVWALEAYGAAYTLQEMLTVKSDDVSGRTKVYEAIVRGDDTFEAGIPESFNVLVKEMRSLCLNVELSQRDF; this is encoded by the coding sequence ATGTCGGGCTCTCTGACGGGTTGTAAAAGGGTGCGCCGGAGTTTCGGACGGATTCCGTCCGTGGCCACCATGCCGAATCTGATCGAGGTTCAGAAGAACTCCTACGACCAGTTCCTTCAGATCGGCACGCCGCTCGCGCAGCGGCAGGACTCCGGGCTCCAGGAAGTGTTCAAGTCGGTCTTCCCGATCAAGGACTTCACCGGTCGCGGCGAGCTCGAATTCGTCGGCTACGAGCTCGAAACCCCGAAGTACGACGTCGACGAGTGCCAGCAGCGCGGCATGACCTTCGCCGCGCCGCTCAAGGTGACCCTGCGTCTGGTGGTGTGGGACATCGACGAGGACACCGGCGCCCGGTCGATCCGCGACATCAAGGAGCAGGACGTCTACATGGGCGACATGCCCCTGATGACGTCGAAGGGCACCTTCATCATCAACGGCACCGAGCGCGTCATCGTTTCGCAGATGCACCGCAGCCCGGGCGTGTTCTTCGACCACGACAAGGGCAAGACCCACTCCTCGGGCAAGTTCCTGTTCGCGGCGCGGGTGATCCCCTACCGCGGCTCGTGGCTCGACTTCGAGTTCGACGCCAAGGACCTCGTGTACGTGCGCATCGACCGCCGCCGCAAGCTGCCGGTGACGACGCTGCTCTACGCCCTCGATAGCGCCGCGACCGCCGACCGCCGCCGCGCCCTCGCCGAGGACGGCCGCAAGCTCGACCCGGCCGAGGCCGAGGGGATGTCGGCCGAGGAGATCCTCGGCACCTTCTATCAGCGGGTGATCTACACCCGCGACGCCGAGGGCTGGTGCGCGGCGCTCGACGTGCAGGCGCTCCGCGGCGTCAAGCTCGACTACGACCTGGTGGACGCGGACTCCGGCGAGGTGCTGGTCGAGGCGGGCAAGAAGATTACCCCGCGGGTGCTGCGCCACGTCACCGAGAGCAACGCTTCGCGCGTGCGCATCCCGTCGTCGGAGCTGATCGGCCGCTACGCCGCCGAGGACATCGTCAACGAGGACACCGGCGAAGTGCTGGCGGAGGCCGGCAACGAGCTGACCCAGGCGGTGCTCGACGCGCTCGACGCGGCGAAGCTCATCGAGGTGCCGGTGCTGCGCATCGACAGCGCGACCGGCCCGTACCTGCGCAACACCCTGGCGGCGGACAAGAACTCCTGCCGCGAGGAAGCGCTGGTCGACATCTACCGCGTGATGCGCCCGGGCGAGCCGCCGACCCTCGAAACCGCGGAGACGCTGTTCGAGGGCCTGTTCTTCGACAGCGAGCGCTACGACCTCTCGGCGGTCGGCCGCGTCAAGATGAACGCGCGCCTCGACCTCTCCACCGACGTCGCCCCCGAGAGCCTGCGGGTGCTGCGCAAGGAGGACATCCTCGCGATCCTCCGCGTGCTCCTCGACCTCAAGGACGGCAAGGGCGAGATCGACGATATCGACCATCTCGGCAACCGCCGGGTGCGTTCGGTCGGCGAACTGATGGAGAACCAGTACCGCATCGGCCTGCTGCGCATGGAGCGCGCGATCCGCGAGCGGATGAGCTCGGTCGACATCGACACCGTGATGCCGCACGACCTCATCAACGCCAAGCCGGCGGCGGCGGCGGTGCGCGAGTTCTTCGGCTCGTCGCAGCTCTCGCAGTTCATGGACCAGACCAACCCGCTCGCCGAGATCACCCACAAGCGCCGCCTCTCGGCGCTCGGGCCGGGCGGTCTCACCCGCGAGCGCGCGGGCTTCGAGGTGCGCGACGTGCACCCGACCCACTACGGCCGCATCTGCCCGATCGAGACGCCGGAAGGCCCGAACATCGGTCTGATCAACTCGCTCGCCACTTTCGCGCGGGTCAACCAGTACGGCTTCATCGAGACCCCGTACCGCCGCGTGATCGACTGCCGCGTCACCGACGAGGTGGTCTACATGTCGGCGATGGAGGAGGGGCGTTACCACATCGCCCAGGCCTCCGCCCCGGTGGACGAGAGCGGCAAGTTCGTCGACGAGCTTCTCCCCGCGCGTAAGGCGGGCGAAGTGCTGATGGTTCCGGCGTCCGAGATCCAGCTCATGGACGTCTCGCCGAAGCAGCTCGTCTCGGTGGCCGCGGCGCTGATTCCGTTCCTCGAGAACGACGACGCCAACCGCGCGCTGATGGGTTCGAACATGCAGCGTCAGGCGGTGCCGCTCCTCAAGGCCGAGGCGCCGTTCGTCGGCACCGGCATGGAGGCCGCGGTGGCGCAGGACAGCCGCGCCGCGATCGTCGCCCGGCGTTCCGGCCGGGTGCAGCAGATGGACGCCACCCGTATCGTCATCCACGCGGTCTCCGAGGAGACCGGCGCGGCGGATACCGGCGTCGACATCTACACCCTGGCGAAGTTCCAGCGCTCGAACCAGTCCACCTGCATCACCCAGCGTCCGCTGGTGCAGGTCGGCGACTTCGTGAAGAAGGGCGACATCATCGCCGACGGTCCCTCGACCGAGATGGGCGAGCTCGCCCTCGGCCGGAACGTGCTGGTCGCGTTCATGCCGTGGAACGGCTACAACTACGAGGACTCGATCCTGATCTCCGAGCGGATCGTGCGCGACGACGTCTTCACCTCGATCCACATCGAGGAATTCGAAGTGATGGCGCGCGACACCAAGCTCGGCCAGGAGGAAATCACCCGCGACATCCCCAACGTCGGCGAAGACGCGCTCAAGAACCTCGACGAGGCGGGCATCGTCTACATCGGCGCCGACGTCAAGGCGGGCGACATCCTCGTCGGCAAGGTCACGCCGAAGGGCGAAAGCCCGATGACGCCGGAAGAGAAGCTGCTCCGCGCGATCTTCGGCGAGAAGGCCACCGACGTGCGCGACACCTCGCTCCGCGTTCCGCCGGGCGTCACCGGCACGATCGTCGAGGTGCGGGTGTTCTCGCGCCGCGGCGTCGACAAGGACGAGCGTGCGATGGCGATCGAGCGCCAGGAGATCGAGCGTCTCGCCAAGGACCGCGACGACGAGAAGGCGATTCTCGAAACCTCGTTCAACCAGCGCCTGCGCGACCTCCTGATGGGCCATGAAGTGGTGGCCGGTCCGAAGGGGATGAAGGCGGGCGAGATCGTCTCCGACGCGCTGCTCGCCGACTGGACTCCGGGCCAGTGGCGGCAGATCGCCGTCACCTCCGACGAGGTGATGGGCCGCGTCGAGGTGCTGAAGCGCCACTTCGAAGACACCGTGCAGAAGCTGCAGGAGCGCTTCGAAAACAAGGTGGACAAGCTCCAGCGCGGCGACGAACTGCCGCCCGGCGTGCTGAAGATGGTCAAGGTGTTCGTGGCGGTGAAGCGCAAGCTGCAACCGGGCGACAAGATGGCGGGCCGTCACGGCAACAAGGGCGTGATCTCGCGCATCCTGCCGGTCGAGGACATGCCGTACCTCGCCGACGGCACGCCGATGGACATCGTGCTGAACCCGCTCGGCGTGCCTTCGCGCATGAACGTCGGCCAGATTCTCGAAACCCACCTCGGCTGGGCGGCGGCCAACCTCGGCCGTCAGATCGGCCGGCTGATCGACCAGGTGCAGGCGGGCAAGGCCGAACCCGCGGCGCTGCGCGAGAAGCTCGAAACCGTCTACGGCGCGACCCACACCAAGGAAGACCTTGCGCCGCTCGACGACGCTTCCCTTATCGACATGGCGTCCTATCTCAGGAACGGCGTGCCGATGGCGACCCCGGTGTTCGACGGCGCCAAGGAAACCGACATCGTCGAGATGCTGACCCAGGCGGGGCTGGACAGCTCGGCCCAGTCGCAGCTCTACGACGGCCGCACCGGCGAACCGTTCGACCGCAAGGTGACGGTGGGCTACATCTACATGCTGAAGCTCCACCACCTCGTGGACGACAAGATCCACGCGCGTTCGATCGGTCCGTACAGCCTCGTGACCCAGCAGCCGCTGGGCGGCAAGGCGCAGTTCGGCGGCCAACGCTTCGGCGAAATGGAAGTGTGGGCCCTCGAGGCCTACGGCGCGGCTTACACCTTGCAGGAAATGTTGACGGTGAAGTCCGACGACGTGTCGGGCCGGACCAAGGTCTACGAGGCGATCGTCCGCGGCGACGACACCTTCGAGGCGGGCATCCCGGAATCGTTCAACGTCCTGGTCAAGGAAATGCGGTCCCTGTGCCTCAACGTCGAGCTGAGCCAGCGCGACTTCTGA
- the rpoC gene encoding DNA-directed RNA polymerase beta' chain (Transcriptase beta' chain) (RNA polymerase beta' subunit) (Evidence 2a : Function of homologous gene experimentally demonstrated in an other organism; Product type e : enzyme) encodes MNELTKIFGQVSGTQSFDQIEIAIASPEQIRAWSFGEIKKPETINYRTFKPERDGLFCARIFGPIKDYECLCGKYKRMKYRGIICEKCGVEVTLSKVRRERMGHIELAAPVAHIWFLKSLPSRIGLMVDMTLKDLERVLYFENYVVVEPGLTPLKRLELLSEEQYQMAVEEYGEDSFRAGIGAEALREILSQIDVEEDRKTLRAELRETTSEAKRKKLIKRLKVVEAFCESNTRPEWMILEVIPVIPPELRPLVPLDGGRFATSDLNDLYRRVINRNNRLRRLIELRAPDIIIRNEKRMLQEAVDALFDNGRRGRAITGANKRPLKSLADMLKGKQGRFRQNLLGKRVDYSGRSVITVGPELKLHQCGLPKKMALELFKPFVYSKLELYGIATTIKAAKRMVEKERPEVWDILEEVIREHPVMLNRAPTLHRLGIQAFEPTLIEGKAIQLHPLVCTAFNADFDGDQMAVHVPLSLEAQLEARVLMMSTNNILSPANGKPIIVPTQDIILGLYYLSMQGKGELGEGMAFANLDEIRHALEHKVVSLHAKVQARVTHYTDEGELVTSRIETTPGRMMIGELLPRHPQVPYSVVNRLLRKKEIGDVIDTVYRHCGQKETVIFADRIMKLGFREACNAGISFGKDDLVIPPSKEGMIHETETQVKEFEQQYQDGLITKGEKYNKVVDAWSACTDRVADEMMKEISRIEAGTGINSVYMMAHSGARGSAAQMKQLAGMRGLMAKPSGEIIETPIISNFKEGLTVLEYFNSTHGARKGLADTALKTANSGYLTRRLVDVAQDAIITEEDCGTERGLIATAAIEGGNVVASLGERILGRTALEDVLDPADDSVIVRKGDLIDEKDVARIEAAGIESVRIRSVLTCETEVGICAKCYGRDLARGTPVNMGEAVGVIAAQSIGEPGTQLTMRTFHIGGAAQRGAEVSSIEAPYEAAVKIENRNVVLNSEGVPVVMGRNMELVLLSPTGRERARYRVPYGAKLLTEDKAAVEKGQKLAEWDPYTMPIVTEREGIVNYVDLIEGISMKEVMDDATGMTSRVVTDFKQTGKSADLKPRITLRDDKGEVITLGNDQEARYFLSADAILSVDNGQKVNAGDVLARIPREGSKTRDITGGLPRVAELFEARKPKDYAIISDIDGRVEFGKDYKNKRRLLVVPEDGDPIEYLIPKGKHVTVQEGDYVRRGDSLMDGSPVPHDILQVMGVEALANYLIKEIQDVYRLQGVKINDKHIEVISRQMLQKVEVTEPGDTTFLAGELVDRFDFKAENERTEKEHGRPAMAKPVLQGITKASLQTHSFISAASFQETTRVLTEAAVAGKVDSLIGLKENVIVGRLIPAGTGSVMSRLRRLAAERDREALPEGDEAPSVEGPSPDAPAAE; translated from the coding sequence ATGAACGAACTTACCAAGATTTTCGGCCAGGTGTCGGGCACGCAGTCGTTCGATCAGATCGAGATCGCGATCGCGTCGCCGGAGCAGATCCGCGCCTGGTCGTTCGGTGAGATCAAGAAGCCGGAAACCATCAACTACCGGACCTTCAAGCCGGAGCGCGACGGCCTGTTCTGCGCCCGCATCTTCGGTCCGATCAAGGACTACGAGTGCCTCTGCGGCAAGTACAAGCGGATGAAGTACCGCGGCATCATCTGCGAGAAGTGCGGCGTCGAGGTCACGCTCTCGAAGGTGCGGCGCGAGCGCATGGGCCACATCGAGCTCGCCGCTCCGGTGGCGCACATCTGGTTCCTGAAGTCGCTGCCGAGCCGCATCGGCCTGATGGTCGACATGACCCTGAAGGATCTCGAGCGCGTCCTCTACTTCGAGAACTACGTCGTCGTCGAGCCCGGCCTCACTCCGCTGAAGCGCCTCGAACTGCTCTCGGAAGAGCAGTATCAGATGGCGGTCGAGGAATACGGCGAGGACAGCTTCCGCGCCGGCATCGGCGCCGAGGCGCTGCGCGAGATCCTCAGCCAGATCGACGTTGAGGAGGATCGCAAGACCCTGCGCGCCGAACTGCGCGAAACCACCTCCGAGGCCAAGCGCAAGAAGCTGATCAAGCGCCTCAAGGTGGTCGAGGCGTTCTGCGAGAGCAACACCCGGCCGGAATGGATGATCCTCGAGGTGATTCCTGTGATCCCGCCGGAGCTGCGCCCGCTGGTGCCGCTCGACGGCGGCCGCTTCGCGACCTCCGACCTCAACGACCTCTACCGCCGCGTCATCAACCGCAACAATCGCCTGCGGCGGCTGATCGAGCTGCGCGCGCCGGACATCATCATCCGCAACGAAAAGCGCATGCTGCAGGAGGCGGTCGACGCGCTGTTCGACAACGGCCGTCGCGGCCGCGCCATCACCGGCGCCAACAAGCGCCCGCTGAAGTCCTTGGCCGACATGCTCAAGGGCAAGCAGGGCCGCTTCCGTCAGAACCTGCTGGGCAAGCGCGTCGACTACTCGGGCCGTTCGGTGATCACCGTCGGGCCGGAGCTCAAACTGCACCAGTGCGGCCTGCCGAAGAAGATGGCGCTCGAACTGTTCAAGCCGTTCGTCTACTCCAAGCTCGAACTCTACGGCATCGCCACCACCATCAAGGCGGCGAAGCGGATGGTCGAGAAGGAGCGGCCGGAGGTGTGGGACATCCTCGAAGAGGTGATCCGCGAGCACCCGGTGATGCTCAACCGCGCGCCGACGCTGCACCGCCTCGGCATCCAGGCGTTCGAGCCGACCCTGATCGAAGGCAAGGCGATCCAGCTGCATCCGCTGGTCTGCACCGCCTTCAACGCCGACTTCGACGGCGACCAGATGGCGGTCCACGTGCCGCTGTCGCTGGAGGCGCAGCTCGAAGCCCGCGTGCTGATGATGTCGACCAACAACATCCTCAGCCCCGCGAACGGCAAGCCGATCATCGTGCCGACGCAGGACATCATTCTCGGCCTCTACTATCTCTCGATGCAGGGCAAGGGCGAGCTCGGCGAGGGCATGGCGTTCGCCAACCTCGACGAAATCCGCCACGCGCTCGAGCACAAGGTGGTGTCGCTGCACGCCAAGGTGCAGGCGCGCGTCACCCACTACACCGACGAGGGCGAACTCGTCACCAGCCGGATCGAGACCACGCCGGGCCGGATGATGATCGGCGAACTGCTGCCGCGTCATCCGCAGGTGCCGTACTCGGTGGTCAACCGCCTGCTGCGCAAGAAGGAAATCGGCGACGTCATCGACACCGTGTACCGCCACTGCGGTCAGAAGGAGACGGTGATCTTCGCCGACCGGATCATGAAGCTCGGCTTCCGCGAGGCCTGCAACGCCGGCATCTCCTTCGGCAAGGACGACCTCGTCATCCCGCCGTCGAAGGAGGGGATGATCCACGAGACCGAGACCCAGGTGAAGGAGTTCGAGCAGCAGTATCAGGACGGCCTGATCACCAAGGGCGAAAAGTACAACAAGGTGGTGGACGCGTGGTCGGCCTGTACCGACCGCGTCGCCGACGAGATGATGAAGGAGATCTCGCGCATCGAGGCGGGCACCGGCATCAACTCGGTGTACATGATGGCCCACTCGGGCGCCCGCGGCTCGGCGGCGCAGATGAAGCAGCTCGCCGGCATGCGCGGCCTGATGGCGAAGCCGTCGGGCGAGATCATCGAGACGCCGATCATCTCCAACTTCAAGGAAGGTCTGACGGTTCTCGAGTACTTCAACTCGACCCACGGCGCGCGTAAGGGCCTCGCCGACACCGCGCTCAAGACCGCGAACTCGGGCTACCTCACCCGCCGTCTGGTGGACGTCGCCCAGGACGCGATCATCACCGAGGAGGATTGCGGCACCGAGCGCGGCCTGATCGCCACCGCGGCGATCGAGGGCGGCAACGTCGTCGCCTCGCTCGGCGAGCGTATCCTCGGCCGCACCGCGCTCGAAGACGTGCTCGACCCGGCCGACGATTCGGTGATCGTCCGCAAGGGCGACCTGATCGACGAGAAGGACGTGGCGCGGATCGAGGCCGCGGGCATCGAGAGCGTGCGCATCCGGTCGGTGCTCACCTGCGAGACCGAGGTCGGCATCTGCGCCAAGTGCTACGGTCGCGATCTCGCGCGCGGCACGCCGGTCAACATGGGCGAGGCGGTCGGCGTGATCGCGGCGCAGTCGATCGGCGAGCCGGGCACGCAGCTCACCATGCGTACCTTCCACATCGGCGGTGCGGCGCAGCGCGGCGCGGAAGTCTCGTCGATCGAAGCCCCCTACGAGGCGGCGGTGAAGATCGAGAACCGCAACGTGGTGCTCAACTCGGAAGGCGTGCCGGTGGTGATGGGCCGCAACATGGAACTGGTGCTCCTGAGCCCGACCGGGCGCGAGCGCGCCCGTTACCGCGTGCCCTACGGCGCCAAGCTCCTCACCGAGGACAAGGCCGCGGTGGAGAAGGGGCAGAAGCTCGCCGAGTGGGATCCCTACACCATGCCGATCGTCACCGAGCGCGAGGGCATCGTCAATTACGTCGACCTCATCGAGGGGATCTCGATGAAGGAGGTGATGGACGACGCCACCGGCATGACCAGCCGCGTCGTCACCGACTTCAAGCAGACCGGCAAGTCGGCCGACCTCAAGCCGCGCATCACCCTGCGCGACGACAAGGGCGAGGTGATCACCCTCGGCAACGATCAGGAGGCGCGCTACTTCCTCTCGGCCGACGCGATCCTCTCGGTCGACAACGGCCAGAAGGTCAACGCCGGCGACGTGCTGGCGCGTATCCCGCGGGAAGGTTCGAAGACCCGCGACATCACCGGCGGTCTGCCGCGCGTCGCCGAGCTGTTCGAGGCGCGCAAGCCGAAGGACTACGCGATCATCTCCGACATCGACGGTCGCGTGGAGTTCGGCAAGGACTACAAGAACAAGCGGCGCCTGCTGGTGGTGCCGGAGGACGGCGATCCGATCGAGTACCTGATCCCGAAGGGCAAGCACGTCACGGTGCAGGAGGGCGACTACGTCCGCCGCGGCGACAGCCTGATGGACGGCAGCCCGGTGCCGCACGACATCCTTCAGGTGATGGGTGTCGAGGCGCTGGCCAACTACCTGATCAAGGAGATCCAGGACGTCTACCGTCTCCAGGGCGTGAAGATCAACGACAAGCACATCGAGGTGATCTCGCGCCAGATGCTGCAGAAGGTCGAGGTCACCGAGCCCGGCGACACCACCTTCCTCGCCGGCGAGCTGGTCGACCGCTTCGACTTCAAGGCGGAGAACGAGCGCACCGAGAAGGAGCACGGCCGTCCGGCGATGGCGAAGCCGGTTCTGCAGGGCATCACCAAGGCGAGCCTGCAGACCCACTCGTTCATCTCCGCCGCGTCGTTCCAGGAGACCACCCGCGTCCTCACCGAGGCCGCGGTGGCGGGCAAGGTGGACAGCCTGATCGGCCTCAAGGAGAACGTCATCGTCGGCCGCCTGATCCCGGCGGGCACCGGCTCGGTGATGAGCCGCCTGCGTCGTCTGGCGGCCGAGCGGGACCGCGAGGCGCTGCCGGAAGGCGACGAGGCGCCGTCGGTCGAAGGCCCGTCTCCGGATGCGCCGGCGGCCGAATAA
- the rpsL gene encoding 30S ribosomal protein S12 (Evidence 2a : Function of homologous gene experimentally demonstrated in an other organism; Product type s : structure) produces the protein MPTINQLIRKPREPQVNRNKVPALQACPQKRGVCTRVYTTTPKKPNSALRKVARVRLTNGFEVTSYIPGEGHNLQEHSVVMIRGGRVKDLPGVRYHIIRGTLDTQGVKDRRQRRSKYGAKRPK, from the coding sequence ATGCCGACGATCAATCAGTTGATCCGCAAGCCGCGCGAGCCGCAGGTGAACCGCAACAAGGTTCCGGCGCTGCAGGCCTGCCCCCAGAAGCGCGGCGTCTGCACCCGCGTCTACACCACGACTCCGAAGAAGCCGAACTCCGCGCTGCGTAAGGTTGCGCGCGTGCGGCTCACCAACGGTTTCGAAGTCACCAGCTACATCCCGGGCGAAGGTCACAACCTTCAGGAGCACTCGGTGGTGATGATCCGCGGCGGCCGCGTGAAGGACCTTCCCGGCGTGCGCTATCACATCATCCGCGGCACGCTGGATACCCAGGGTGTGAAGGACCGCCGTCAGCGCCGTTCCAAGTACGGCGCGAAGCGTCCGAAGTAA
- the rpsG gene encoding 30S ribosomal protein S7 (Evidence 2a : Function of homologous gene experimentally demonstrated in an other organism; Product type s : structure), with protein sequence MSRRHAAVKREVLPDAKFGDLVLAKFINSVMKDGKKATAEQIVYGALDRIASKTNGDAVKTFHEALVNVKPAIEVRSRRVGGATYQVPVEVRAERRQALAIRWLIEFARKRSETTMVDRLSGELLDAANNRGGAVKKREDTHRMADANKAFSHYRW encoded by the coding sequence ATGTCTCGTCGACACGCAGCAGTTAAGCGCGAAGTACTGCCGGACGCCAAGTTCGGTGACCTCGTACTGGCGAAATTCATCAACAGCGTCATGAAGGACGGCAAGAAGGCTACGGCCGAGCAGATCGTCTATGGCGCGCTGGATCGCATCGCTTCGAAGACCAACGGCGATGCGGTCAAGACCTTCCATGAGGCCCTTGTCAACGTCAAGCCGGCGATCGAGGTCCGTTCCCGCCGCGTCGGCGGTGCGACGTATCAGGTCCCCGTGGAGGTTCGTGCCGAGCGCCGTCAGGCCCTCGCGATCCGCTGGTTGATCGAATTCGCCCGCAAGCGGTCCGAAACCACGATGGTCGACCGCCTGTCCGGCGAGCTGTTGGACGCCGCGAACAACCGCGGCGGCGCCGTCAAGAAGCGTGAAGATACGCATCGCATGGCCGACGCCAACAAGGCCTTCTCGCACTACCGCTGGTAA